A window of Mucilaginibacter robiniae genomic DNA:
AAATATTTCCCAACCTTTTTTTTGATGGGAGCCCGGTTTACCTGCACGTACCGTTAGCGTGGCGTTCAGCAACATAACGCCTTGATCGGCCCACTCAGTTAGATTACCATGATTCGGGATTTGAAAACCGGGTATATCATCCTGTAATTCTTTATAAATATTACGTAACGAAGGCGGCACTGTAACCCCTTTTTGCACTGAAAATGATAAGCCATGTGCCTGGTTTGGGCCATGATAAGGATCTTGCCCCAGAATAACTGCCTTAACGTTGGTAAATGGTGTATGATTGAAAGCATTGAAAATATCGACGCCCTTAGGATATACTTTTTGCCCAGCTTCTTTCTCTTCTTTTAAAAAAGCTTTTAGTTTTAGCATGTAATCTTTTTCAAATTCATCGTGTAAAACTTCAAGCCAGGATGATTCTAATTCTATCGCCATAAATTTTTGTACAGGTAATTGTTTAAAAGTATTATTAAACGGATATTTGCGCTCAATAA
This region includes:
- the ung gene encoding uracil-DNA glycosylase, with the protein product MAIELESSWLEVLHDEFEKDYMLKLKAFLKEEKEAGQKVYPKGVDIFNAFNHTPFTNVKAVILGQDPYHGPNQAHGLSFSVQKGVTVPPSLRNIYKELQDDIPGFQIPNHGNLTEWADQGVMLLNATLTVRAGKPGSHQKKGWEIFTDTVIRKISDLKEGVVFLLWGKFAQAKAELIDTHKHHILTAAHPSPYSADNGFFGCHHFSKTNAILQQEGKQPIDWQIH